In one Arachis duranensis cultivar V14167 chromosome 9, aradu.V14167.gnm2.J7QH, whole genome shotgun sequence genomic region, the following are encoded:
- the LOC107465957 gene encoding uncharacterized protein LOC107465957: MKQVYVDKQDQEKSNKKEEEPQASRKGKQVMEEQPHLQKKVVKPYVPPLSYPQRLQRELKDQLINKKRSWNEKETVILTQECSAVIQKGLPRKLKDPGSFVISCTVGNMTLEKALCDSGASINLMSLSLMKKLAIEDVKPTRMSLEMADRSLKIPNGVVENLLVKVRDFIFPADFVILDMEEEGHNSIILG, from the exons ATGAAGCAAGTATATGTGGACAAGCAGGACCAAGAGAAGTCCAATAAGAAGGAGGAAGAGCCACAAGCTTCAAGGAAAGGAAAGCAAGTCATGGAAGAGCAACCACATTTGCAGAAGAAGGTGGTGAAGCCTTACGTTCCTCCTCTGTCATACCCTCAGAGGCTGCAAAGAGAGCTCAAGGACCA actcatcaacaagaagagaagctggaatgAAAAGGAGACAGTGATCTTGACACAAGAATGTAGTGCTGTAATTCAAAAAGGTCTCCCACGAAAGCTCAAAGATCCTGGGAGTTTCGTCATATCATGCACCGTAGGCAACATGACCTTAGAAAAAGCTCTCTGTGATTCAGGTGCCAGCATCAATTTGATGTCTCTCTCACTAATGAAAAAGCTTGCAATAGAGGATGTTAAACCAACTAGAATGTCACTTGAAATGGCTGATAGATCACTCAAGATACCTAATGGAGTTGTAGAGAACTTGTTGGTAAAGGTTCGAGATTTCATTTTCCCTGCTGACTTTGTTATCTtggacatggaagaagaggGACACAACTCAATTATTTTGGGGTGA
- the LOC107465960 gene encoding plant UBX domain-containing protein 10: MADVADKLAYFQAITGLQDPDLCTEILAAHGWDLELAISSFTSSSNIANQSPPASPSLSAVPSLHRQNDAASSQLSDSEPPPPFPLPPLPGLAWKLIKLPVSVISGSLGLISGAIGFGLWAAGGVLSYSLGFIGIGGGGESSPSPSTPLVSVSVAAVEAMDFVAEFEREYGGPNSRPNFVGEGFMDALQRSRNEFKLLFVYLHSPDHPDTPSFCQRTLCSEALSAFVNENFVAWGGCIRSSEGFKMSNSLKASRFPFCAVVMAATNQRIALLQQIEGPKSPEEMLAILQRVLEESSPVLVAARLEAEERRNNMRLREEQDAAYRAALEADQARERQRREEEERLAREAAEAERKHKEEEEAQERAEREAAERQAALAKLRQEKAQSLGEEPEKGPDVTQVLVRFPNGERKGRRFKSTATIQTLYDYVDSLDCLEAESYSLVSNFPRVVYGQDKLTLSLEEAGLHPQASLFVEINS, encoded by the exons ATGGCGGACGTAGCAGACAAACTGGCATACTTCCAAGCCATAACTGGCCTCCAAGATCCCGACCTCTGCACTGAAATCCTCGCCGCACACGGCTGGGACCTTGAACTGGCCATCTCCTCCTTCACCTCTTCCTCTAACATCGCCAACCAATCACCACCTGCCTCACCTTCATTATCAGCAGTACCATCCCTTCACCGCCAAAACGACGCCGCTTCATCCCAATTATCTGATTCCGAGCCCCCGCCCCCGTtccctcttcctcctcttcctggATTGGCATGGAAGCTCATCAAATTGCCCGTCTCCGTGATCTCCGGAAGTCTAGGGTTAATATCCGGCGCAATTGGCTTTGGCCTCTGGGCCGCCGGTGGTGTCCTCTCCTACTCCCTTGGATTCATCGGAATCGGCGGCGGAGGTGAATCCTCTCCTTCGCCTTCGACGCCGCTGGTCTCGGTGTCGGTGGCGGCCGTGGAGGCGATGGATTTTGTCGCTGAGTTCGAGAGGGAGTACGGCGGGCCCAATAGCAGGCCCAATTTCGTCGGGGAAGGGTTCATGGACGCGCTGCAGAGGTCGAGGAATGAGTTCAAGCTGCTGTTCGTTTACTTGCATTCCCCGGATCACCCCGATACGCCGTCGTTTTGCCAGAGGACGCTGTGTTCAGAGGCGCTCTCAGCTTTCGTCAACGAGAATTTCGTGGCGTGGGGAGGGTGCATCCGCTCCAGCGAAGGGTTCAAGATGAGTAACAGCTTGAAGGCATCTAGGTTTCCGTTCTGTGCTGTGGTTATGGCTGCCACCAATCAGAGGATCGCCCTTCTTCAACAG ATTGAAGGTCCCAAATCCCCTGAGGAGATGCTTGCGATACTACAGAGAGTGCTTGAAGAAAGTTCTCCAGTTCTTGTTGCAGCCAGGCTTGAGGCAGAAGAAAGACGAAACAACATGCGCTTAAGAGAGGAGCAAGATGCTGCATACAGGGCTGCACTTGAAGCTGATCAA GCTAGGGAACGGcaaaggagagaagaagaggagCGCCTTGCAAGGGAAGCTGCTGAAGCCGAGAGGAAGCacaaggaggaagaggaagctcAAGAAAGAGCAGAACGAGAAGCTGCAGAGAGACAGGCTGCATTGGCTAAACTAAGGCAAGAGAAAGCTCAATCTCTTGGTGAAGAACCTGAAAAGGGGCCTGATGTTACACAG GTTTTGGTACGGTTTCCAAATGGCGAACGCAAGGGAAGGAGGTTCAAGAGCACAGCGACAATTCAAACTTTGTATGACTACGTTGATTCATTGGATTGTTTAGAAGCAGAGAGTTACAGCCTTGTCTCGAATTTCCCTCGTGTTGTTTATGGACAAGACAAGCTCACACTTTCATTGGAGGAAGCAGGATTACATCCTCAGGCCAGTCTCTTTGTGGAGATCAATTCATGA